GAGTGCGAGGAGCTGCAGTCCCTTTCGGGAGCGCAGGCGCGGAAGCGGCTCTCCTTGGACACTGACCTGCGGTGGCCCGAAAAAGCGAAGCGAGAGCGATTCTGGCACAGCCCTAGATTCGCGTTTGTCCCTAAAACTCCTGCCCTGCTGATACTCTAGACGATAGAATGAGGGTATGGGAAAGCTGCGGATCGTCCTAGAGATGATCAAGATCGAGCACACACTCTTTGCCCTCCCCTTTGCCTTGATGGGGGCGCTCCTGGCGGCACGGGGCCTCCCCGACGGCCGGACGCTCTTCTGGATCCTGGTGGCGATGGTGGGCGCACGCTCTGCCGCGATGGCCTTTAATCGCCTGGTGGACCGGGACTACGATGCGAAGAACCCGCGCACGGCGAGCCGCGCTCTCCCCGCGGGACTGGTCTCGGTGGGGTTTGTGAAGGGCTTTACCGCGCTGACCTCGCTCTTGCTCGTGGTCGCGGCCTGGCAGCTCAACCCGCTGGCGCTGGCGCTCTCCCCGGTGGCGCTGGGGGTTGTCTTTCTCTACTCCTACACCAAGCGCTTCACCCACTGGTGCCACGCATTTTTAGGGCTCGCGCTGGCAGTTGCGCCCGTGGGGGCGTGGGTGGCGGTGCGCGGCGACCTGACCCTGGTCCCTCTGGCGCTGGGGGCGGCGGTGGTCTGCTGGCTGGTGGGCTTTGACACGATCTACGCGCTTCAGGACGCTGAGTTTGACCGGGGAGCGGGGCTGCACTCGCTACCCGTGCGCTTCGGGGCACGCACCGCGCTGGCGATTGGGCGAGCCAGTCACGCCCTGATGATCGTCCTCCTGCTCGCGCTGGGGCGGCTGGCAGGGCTGCACGGCTGGTACTTCACCGGAGTGGCCCTCGCCGCCGCCCTGATCGCCGCCGAGCACGCGCTGATCTCGCCCACGGACCTGAAGCGGCTCAATATCGCCTTCTTCAATGTCAATATCGCGGTCTCGTCGGGCTTGCTTCTCTTTACCGCCCTCGATCTCTGGCTTAGCGCGGGGTAAGGTTGAAGTTGACCGTCAGCGGGTTGTTGGGATTGGCCAGCACCGCGGGCTTGGTCTCGCTGACATAGCCACCGGGAACTGCCTGGACCGCGTAGGTGCCCGCGGGGACAATGAAGAAGTAGTTGCCCGCGGTATCGGTGTTGATGGTCTCTAGCTGGATGCTGTCGCGTAGCAGAAAGACCGGCGCGTTGGGGATGGCGCTACTGTCGAGCGCCGAGGTCACCTTCCCGGAGATGGTCTTGAGGGGCGCGGGAGGATTGGGGTTGGGATCGACCTGGAGTGTCAGATCGCCTGCTTCATTGATCCCAAAGGCAACCGTGAGGTTCTTGGTGGCGATCTTGCTCCCCGAGCCGGCGGAGAGCTCCGCAGGGCCATCGGGGACGAGATCAATTAAGAAGGTGCCATCGGTGTTGCTAAAGCCGCTGATGCTCCCTTGAGCGGTATTGACCACCACAAAGGCGTTCTTCACGGGCTTACCGGTTTCGTCGAGCACGCGCCCCCGCACCTGCCCGATATTGATGTAGAGGGCAAGATCGGGGTTGGTGCCCGCGGCAAGCGATGGCTGAAACGCGACGGTCTGCGCGGGTTTGCCGGGGACGGTGATCGTGGCTGTGCTGGCTCCGATCACCGCGCCGGTGATCCGGAACGAGCCCACGAGGTTGGTGGAGCTCGCCTGAGCGCGTGCGGTGGTCACGGCCGAGGCGGTGCCGATCGTGACCGTCACCCCCTCCAAGGGGAGATCGGACTGGAGGGAGTCGTAGACAATCCCCTTGACCTGCGCCGCGTTGTTATCGTTACCCCCGCCGCCGCCACAGCCTGCCGCGAGAGATGCCAGGGCGCTGAGCGCCAGAAAATTTCGTCGTGTCATAGTTATCGAAGTACCTGAACGGGGCGGGTCACGCGTGTGCTCTGGCCGTCGTCGGTGCGAGCGGTCAGGGTGAGGAGGTAGCTACCCGCAGGCAGCGACTGGCCACTGTCGGTGAGGCCGTTCCAGAGGATGCTCTGGCGCTCGGTGGCACGGCCCCGGCCCGTCGCGAGCCGTCGCACGCTCTTGCCGGTGAGCGTGGTCACCTCGGCCAGCACATCGGCATCGGCGGTGAGGTTGTACTCCACGCGGACGCCGCCGCCACTGGCACGGCCCGTGGGACGAGTGACCAGACCGGTGATGCTCAGGGGCTGGCTCCGGCCCGCGTCGGCGATGAGCTGGAGCTTGCGGGTCTGCCCGGCCTGGACACTCACGCTCCAGCCAGAGCGGCTGGCGAGGGGGATGCGCTGCCCGGTGGTCTCATCGCGCAGGGTGAGCTGGGTGGTCTTGGGAAGCGACTCCAGTCCGCTCCAGGTCAGGGTCACGGGGCCGGACTGCGCCGCGGTTAGGGCGAGGCTCCAGGTGCCGCGCTGGGTATCGGTGCCGCTGCGGAAGTCCGCCGCGACTCGTCCCCCGGCCGTGGCATTCGTCTCGCTCACCACCCCGAGGGTGACACCGGGGACAATATCGGGTGGTGCCTCGACATCCCAGCCAGGATCGAAGCTGCGGCTCGTGCCGGGCGCGGAGCCCAGGGTCACGGTGGAGGTGCGGGCTCCCTGGCTCGCCCGTAGCGCGACCGCCCAGTCGGGCTTCCGGCCTGCGAGCGGCACGAGCGCACGGGTCTTGACCGCACGGGTGGGGGTATCGGGGCCGGGGATCAGGAGGCTCACCCCCTGCGGCGCGTAGACCCGGAGCCAGTAGCCACGCCAGTCCGACGAGAGCGCGTTGGTCGCGCTGTAGGCCCCCGTGTCGGGGTTGAGCGCCCAGACCTGATCGGCGACCAGTGCCCCAAAAGGCGCGGTGTTCACATCGGTGCCCGTGGCCGCGGAGAAGGCGATCGCATCGTTCTCCAGGTACTTGACCAGGGTCTTGCTCAGGTCGAGGTCCTGGGAGAAGGGCGTCCCAATCAGGTTCCAGCCGTAGGCGAGGTGGACGGTGTAGTCCACATCGGTGGCGGGCGCGACCCCCGTCAGGCTGACACTGGTGTTGGTCGGCCCGCCCGGCGTCCCCACAAACTTCACAAAGTACCCCCGTCCCGGATCGAGCAGGCCCGTGCTGGGAGTGCCCGGCGCGACCGCGGCGTAGGTGCGGGTGATCGGGTCCCAGTTTGCCAGGAGAAAGTCGGTCGCCGGGCGTCCCAACGCGCCCTCGACCGTGGGCTCCAGCGGGCGGAGCGGGAAGCTCACCAGGTTCAGAGCCCCGAAGGCAAAGGTATGGCTGAGGGTGGTCACCCCGCCGCCCGAGCCAGCGGGTCGCAGGATAACGTAGTTGATCCCATCGCCCGTGTTGCGGCGGAAGCTCTGGATGGTCGGGCCGCTGGTGATGGTCACCTGGGTCCGGGCTAGCTCACCGAGCTGCGCCCCGAGAGTCACCCCAAAGCCGCGCCGGACCACGTTGTTGCCGCTCTGGTTACGTGTCGCAATCGGTGCCAGGACCGTGGTCTGGTTCACCGCGACACTGCCATCGAGGCCGCCGGTCAGGGTGGAGATCAGATCCCCGTTGATTCCCTGGGCGAGGTAGGTGCGTGCGGTCAGCCCGCCCACCGAGAAGTCCGCCACCAGCCGGCCATCGTCGAAGCCCTGGTTGGGGAAGGCCAGGGTGGTCAAAAAACCCTCGCCCTGCTCGATCTGCGCCTGCTCCGAGCCACTGCCCAGCCCGATACGCGTGTTATCAGAGTTGAGGTAGGTGGCGTAGGCGCGCCCGGTGAGGAGCTCTTCGTCGCCGTCGGTCTTGGTGCGGTAGTAGACCAGGGCGATCAGGGCCGACTGCTCGTTGTTGGCGGCGCTGGGCTGCGACGGCAGCACAAAGGCGTAGAGCTTGGGGCCGGTGGTGACACTGGTATCCAGGACATACTGCTGGCGGAACCAGTCCGCAAAGGGTAGCCCCTCGACCGTGGGGAGCGCCCCGGCGACGATGTTCTTGAGCGCGGGGACATTGCCCGCCAGCGCGGTGCCCTGGGTGTCGGCAGCGGCGTAGTAGGCGGCATTGACATTCTTAAAAAAGCTCGTGTCCTCGATATAGCACTTGAGCCAGGCCGCTCCGCTCATGCCCATGCGCACCTGGAGCATCTTGGCGATCGTGATCTCGCCGTCGATCAGCAGGTTCGCCTGCGACGGTGGGAAGAAGGTGCTATTTCCCAGTGCGGGCTGGTTGAGAATATCGTAGTAGGGTAGGAGGGTGTAGAGGCTATTGGCCGTGGGATCGGCGAAGCCCAGCGCGGGGTCGCGGGCGATCACGGTCGCGGCGGCGCGGGCAAAGCCCTGCTCCCAGGCATCGTACTGGAAGGCAAGGGGGCCATGGAAGGCATGGACCAGGTTCAGCAGGAGGGCGTGCGCGATGGAGTCGACACTCTGGTAGAGCGGCAGGTAGATGCGGTTCTCCGATGGTGAGTAAGCGCCAAAGGCGAGGCGCTGGACATCGGTGGCGGTGCCGGTGTTGAAGAACCCCACGGAGCGAATCTTGACCTCGCCGCTAAAGGCGGGCTTGCCGTAGAGCGCGACCAGGCGGGGGTAGACATTGTTGATAAAGTCCTTGAGGAAGTCCTCCACCACAATCGCGCTGCCGCTGGCGCTGGCGATACTGGCCCCGTTGAAGTTCTCAAAGGTAAAGGTGAGCTGCCCATCGCCAAAGGCACGGGTCACGGGCAGCTTGACAATGCGGCCGCTCTGGCGCACGGTGACCAGGGTCGAGACCGGAAACACGGCGCGGCCCTTTTGCTTTGCCAGCCCCGCCGAGAGCGAGCGGCTTCGGGCTGTCCACTCCTTGCGCAGGCGGGTCTCCACCGCGGTGGGAATGTCTTTCCCGACAGGGACATCCAGCACCACCGACGATTGCGGGCCGTTGGAGATCGTGGCAAAGGGCTGGTTGACCAGGTTTTTATAGGGCGAGCGCTGGGCAAGAGCCGGGGCGGCGACAGTGGCGAGGGCGAGTCCCAGGACGAGGTTAGAGCGAGTCATTATCTGTTTAGACGCCTTCTAGAGTGGTTTTGCTTCATGTGATTTTAGAACCGAAATGCCTGCTGGGCGACCGGGCCAAACGTGCGGCGGTGGATCGGGCAGGGGCCGTGTTTGTCGAGGGCGGCGAGATGGCTCGCGGCGCCGTAGCCCTTGTGTCCGGCAAAGCCGTACTCCGGCCAGCGTGTATCATACTCGATCAGGAGCCGATCACGAGTCACTTTTGCCAGAATTGAGGCCGCGCCAATGGAGACGCAGCGGGAGTCGCCGCCGATCAGGTTGAGGCAGTCGGGGTGGAGGTTGGGGACGGGCAGGCCATCGACAAAGACCCGGTCGGGGGAGACCGAGAGCGCGGCGAGGGCGCGGCGCATGGCCTCATGCGTGGCGCGCAGGATATTGATCCTGTCGATCTCCTCCGCGTCGCACTGCCCGATCCCCCAGCTCAGTGCCTCGGCGACAATGCGCTCGTAGGCACGCTCGCGCTGCTTGGCGGTCAGCTTCTTGGAGTCGCCGATCCCGGTTGGGTCGAATCCCTCAGGGAGGACCACGGCGGCTGCGAGCACCGGCCCGGCAAGGCAGCCCCGCCCAACCTCGTCGATCCCACAGAGAATGCGCTTGCCCTCACTACGAGCGCTGGCCTCAAAGTTCTCCATAGACAAGCCTAGCGTGTCCGCCGGATGCGGGGGAGGGGCCAGAAGATTCCCTCGGCGCGCCCGATAATCCGGTCCTGCTTGAGCTCGTACCACTCGTGGGAGTCGTGGGACTGGTTGCGGTTGTCTCCCAGGACAAAGTAGCTTCCCGGAGGAACCGTGTAGGGGGGGAACTCGTACTCCGGGTCCTCGGCGATATAGTCCTCCAGCAAGGTCTCGCCGTTGCGGAGGAGCTTGCCGGGCTGGATCTCGACCGGCGCGCCACGACGGTCCACCCGGATCGCGAACTCCTCCGGGCTGATGGTCTGCGCTCCCACGGAGATTCCCTTGCGGGTCAGGTGGAGCGAGGGAGCCGGCGGAGCACCCGGCTCGTCGGTGTCGGGTAGGCCCAGGATGCCGCGGATCTCGGCGTGGCTGTAGTGGATCCCGCCCACCTCGACATAGCCGCCCTGGACCTCAATCGTATCGCCGGGCAGGCCGATCAGGCGCTTGATGTACTCGGGCTCGCTACGGTCGGCATCGGGGGGGGCCTTAAAGACCACGATCTCACCGCGGCGGGGGGCACGCAGGCGGTAGAGGAGCTTGTTGACCACGAGGTGGTCGCCCTCGATCAGGGTCGGGTGCATCGACGGGCTGGGGATGTGGTAGGTCTGGAGCACAAAGGGACGCAGAAGCAGGAAGACCAGCGCCACCGCCAGCATCGCCGACTCGGTGAGCTCGGCAAAGAAGAGAAAGAAGCTATGCTTGAGCGCGCGAAGCACCAGCCGCGCGACAGTTAACCCCGCCAGAAACAAGACGATGGTGGGCAAGGAAAGATTCGCGATGCGCTCCGTCCAAGTCTCCACCATCGTTTAGCCCCCTAGCCCCCACAAGTGGGGGAATCCATGATGTTTAGTTGCTGCGGCTGAAGCGACCGTTGCGGTCTTCCTTCAGGCGGGTTGCCTTACCGACCAGGCCACGCAGGTAGTACAGCTTGGCGCGGCGGACAGCAGCCCGGCGAGTGACTTCGATCTTCTCGATACGCGGCGAGTGCACCAGGAAGGTACGCTCCACCCCGACACCATTGCTAGCAACCTTGCGCACCAGGACGGTATCGCGGATGCCGGCACCATGGCGGCTGAGGGCAACACCCTCGAAGATCTGAATACGCTCTTTGCCACCCTCGATAACCTTCACGTGGACACGGACACTGTCGCCGCCACGGAATGCAGGCACATCGGCTTTCTTCTGTGCCTCTTCGATATCGCGAATCGCGGTTGCGTTCACTTTACTCATCTTTTACGTCTCCCAAACAAATTTAGTTTCTTTGGAGGCGTCCCCTGGCGGTCTCTTCGCGGTTGTGAGAAGGCTCACACCGGATTGGACACAGGTTCGTCCACCCGGACAGACTGCTCTGCCCGTGCTGAGGCCGTAGCCTCGTTGTTCGAGGCCGTGGCCTCGTCTTGTGCCTGCTGGGCATCGTGGGCGGCCAGAAGCTTCTGGTCCGCCTTGCTCAGAGGCAGCAGCTTTTCCCAGAGGTCGGGGCGGCGTGCACGGGTGCGCACCAGCGCTTGCGTGCGACGCCACTTCGCGACATTGGCGTGGTGTCCCGAGGTCAAGACCTCCGGGATGCCTCGCTCGCGAAAGACCGCCGGTCGGGTGTAGTGCGGATAC
This genomic interval from Armatimonas rosea contains the following:
- a CDS encoding UbiA-like polyprenyltransferase, which translates into the protein MGKLRIVLEMIKIEHTLFALPFALMGALLAARGLPDGRTLFWILVAMVGARSAAMAFNRLVDRDYDAKNPRTASRALPAGLVSVGFVKGFTALTSLLLVVAAWQLNPLALALSPVALGVVFLYSYTKRFTHWCHAFLGLALAVAPVGAWVAVRGDLTLVPLALGAAVVCWLVGFDTIYALQDAEFDRGAGLHSLPVRFGARTALAIGRASHALMIVLLLALGRLAGLHGWYFTGVALAAALIAAEHALISPTDLKRLNIAFFNVNIAVSSGLLLFTALDLWLSAG
- a CDS encoding carboxypeptidase-like regulatory domain-containing protein — protein: MTRRNFLALSALASLAAGCGGGGGNDNNAAQVKGIVYDSLQSDLPLEGVTVTIGTASAVTTARAQASSTNLVGSFRITGAVIGASTATITVPGKPAQTVAFQPSLAAGTNPDLALYINIGQVRGRVLDETGKPVKNAFVVVNTAQGSISGFSNTDGTFLIDLVPDGPAELSAGSGSKIATKNLTVAFGINEAGDLTLQVDPNPNPPAPLKTISGKVTSALDSSAIPNAPVFLLRDSIQLETINTDTAGNYFFIVPAGTYAVQAVPGGYVSETKPAVLANPNNPLTVNFNLTPR
- a CDS encoding FlgD immunoglobulin-like domain containing protein; this translates as MTRSNLVLGLALATVAAPALAQRSPYKNLVNQPFATISNGPQSSVVLDVPVGKDIPTAVETRLRKEWTARSRSLSAGLAKQKGRAVFPVSTLVTVRQSGRIVKLPVTRAFGDGQLTFTFENFNGASIASASGSAIVVEDFLKDFINNVYPRLVALYGKPAFSGEVKIRSVGFFNTGTATDVQRLAFGAYSPSENRIYLPLYQSVDSIAHALLLNLVHAFHGPLAFQYDAWEQGFARAAATVIARDPALGFADPTANSLYTLLPYYDILNQPALGNSTFFPPSQANLLIDGEITIAKMLQVRMGMSGAAWLKCYIEDTSFFKNVNAAYYAAADTQGTALAGNVPALKNIVAGALPTVEGLPFADWFRQQYVLDTSVTTGPKLYAFVLPSQPSAANNEQSALIALVYYRTKTDGDEELLTGRAYATYLNSDNTRIGLGSGSEQAQIEQGEGFLTTLAFPNQGFDDGRLVADFSVGGLTARTYLAQGINGDLISTLTGGLDGSVAVNQTTVLAPIATRNQSGNNVVRRGFGVTLGAQLGELARTQVTITSGPTIQSFRRNTGDGINYVILRPAGSGGGVTTLSHTFAFGALNLVSFPLRPLEPTVEGALGRPATDFLLANWDPITRTYAAVAPGTPSTGLLDPGRGYFVKFVGTPGGPTNTSVSLTGVAPATDVDYTVHLAYGWNLIGTPFSQDLDLSKTLVKYLENDAIAFSAATGTDVNTAPFGALVADQVWALNPDTGAYSATNALSSDWRGYWLRVYAPQGVSLLIPGPDTPTRAVKTRALVPLAGRKPDWAVALRASQGARTSTVTLGSAPGTSRSFDPGWDVEAPPDIVPGVTLGVVSETNATAGGRVAADFRSGTDTQRGTWSLALTAAQSGPVTLTWSGLESLPKTTQLTLRDETTGQRIPLASRSGWSVSVQAGQTRKLQLIADAGRSQPLSITGLVTRPTGRASGGGVRVEYNLTADADVLAEVTTLTGKSVRRLATGRGRATERQSILWNGLTDSGQSLPAGSYLLTLTARTDDGQSTRVTRPVQVLR
- a CDS encoding ribonuclease HII, with product MENFEASARSEGKRILCGIDEVGRGCLAGPVLAAAVVLPEGFDPTGIGDSKKLTAKQRERAYERIVAEALSWGIGQCDAEEIDRINILRATHEAMRRALAALSVSPDRVFVDGLPVPNLHPDCLNLIGGDSRCVSIGAASILAKVTRDRLLIEYDTRWPEYGFAGHKGYGAASHLAALDKHGPCPIHRRTFGPVAQQAFRF
- the lepB gene encoding signal peptidase I, encoding MVETWTERIANLSLPTIVLFLAGLTVARLVLRALKHSFFLFFAELTESAMLAVALVFLLLRPFVLQTYHIPSPSMHPTLIEGDHLVVNKLLYRLRAPRRGEIVVFKAPPDADRSEPEYIKRLIGLPGDTIEVQGGYVEVGGIHYSHAEIRGILGLPDTDEPGAPPAPSLHLTRKGISVGAQTISPEEFAIRVDRRGAPVEIQPGKLLRNGETLLEDYIAEDPEYEFPPYTVPPGSYFVLGDNRNQSHDSHEWYELKQDRIIGRAEGIFWPLPRIRRTR
- the rplS gene encoding 50S ribosomal protein L19, with the translated sequence MSKVNATAIRDIEEAQKKADVPAFRGGDSVRVHVKVIEGGKERIQIFEGVALSRHGAGIRDTVLVRKVASNGVGVERTFLVHSPRIEKIEVTRRAAVRRAKLYYLRGLVGKATRLKEDRNGRFSRSN